In Stomoxys calcitrans chromosome 2, idStoCalc2.1, whole genome shotgun sequence, the following proteins share a genomic window:
- the LOC131994771 gene encoding uncharacterized protein LOC131994771, whose translation MNLRNGVKKVIRSCPVCIRYKQQNTQQLMGIPPDYRVKVSFPFYHCGIDYAGPVLMKFFNGRGQRSFKGYIAVFICMTTRAVHLEAVSGLTTEAFMAELKRFFARRGRSAHLYSDNGTNFDGAARSIEKDFVQAVRQNANLTETLENHQVKWHFIPPASPHFGGLWEAAVKFMKYHLKRIIGETKMTYEEMSTLLAQIEAVLNSRPICSMNEDVEGLEVLTPGHFLIGRPLIEVPESINERNMGCMDRWKLIQKMKKHFWNSWTNDYLTTLQQRYKWKTSTKNLLEGQIVIIKNEETHPARWPLARITDVHPGKDGLVRAVTVKTASGSVIRPINKIWPLENVPPVQESPKVTRVNYTRVDKKTRVGISYIWVLLLMYIGCTKSDPIRIGASLKEIKNSVIIYLDHIGSMDVVSSKWNLLVYYDMEQFLWRY comes from the coding sequence ATGAACTTAAGAAACGGTGTAAAAAAGGTCATACGAAGTTGTCCAGTGTGTATCCGTtataaacaacaaaatacacaGCAATTAATGGGAATTCCTCCCGATTATCGCGTAAAAgtttcatttccattttatCATTGTGGGATTGATTATGCCGGACCGGTGTTAATGAAGTTCTTTAATGGTAGAGGACAAAGGTCGTTCAAAGGTTACATAGCCGTATTTATTTGTATGACAACCAGAGCAGTTCACTTGGAGGCGGTCAGTGGCCTCACCACGGAGGCATTTATGGCAGAGCTTAAACGATTTTTTGCTAGAAGAGGGAGAAGTGCACATTTATATTCCGACAATGGGACTAATTTTGATGGTGCAGCCAGGAGTATTGAGAAAGACTTTGTTCAAGCGGTTAGACAAAACGCCAATCTAACAGAAACTTTGGAGAACCACCAAGTTAAGTGGCATTTTATTCCACCGGCAAGTCCTCACTTCGGAGGATTGTGGGAGGCGGccgtaaaatttatgaaatatcACCTTAAAAGAATCATTGGAGAAACCAAAATGACGTACGAGGAAATGAGCACACTGTTAGCTCAAATAGAGGCAGTATTAAACTCAAGGCCTATATGCAGCATGAATGAAGATGTTGAAGGATTGGAGGTACTTACTCCTGGTCATTTTTTGATTGGACGACCGTTAATAGAGGTTCCAGAGTCTATTAACGAAAGGAATATGGGCTGCATGGATAGATGGAAGCTAATACAAAAAATGAAGAAGCATTTCTGGAACAGTTGGACGAACGATTATTTGACCACTCTACAACAGAGGTACAAATGGAAAACATCGACCAAAAATCTTCTAGAAGGTCAAATCGTTATTATAAAGAACGAAGAAACTCACCCCGCTAGGTGGCCTCTAGCGCGGATTACTGATGTACATCCTGGAAAGGATGGATTGGTGCGGGCGGTGACGGTCAAGACTGCTTCCGGTTCAGTAATTAGGCCAATAAATAAGATATGGCCATTAGAGAACGTGCCTCCAGTTCAGGAAAGTCCGAAGGTAACTCGTGTAAACTATACAAGAGTCGATAAGAAAACACGGGTTGGAATTTCATATATTTGGGTGCTGCTTTTGATGTATATTGGCTGTACTAAATCGGATCCTATACGAATTGGAGCCTCCCTGAAAGAAATTAAGAACTCTGTCATAATTTACCTCGACCACATCGGATCTATGGATGTTGTCTCATCTAAATGGAATCTGCTCGTTTATTACGACATGGAACAATTTTTGTGGCGTTATTGA